In the genome of Tautonia marina, one region contains:
- a CDS encoding hybrid sensor histidine kinase/response regulator, whose protein sequence is MAPPHNPGGPGRERLAPAGWMVRLLGWCAPVLGASLVLTLGSLWILTPTEAWILSRTERIVVIGGLMVVVVGLMICLQVRVYRSARRLQATEQSLRFLSDALLQAHREMEHYRESEQALRDADRSKDEFLATLCHELRNPLAAIDHAGELLIDLDDDQEQREWAVRIIRNQTRQLALLIDDLLDLSRIAKGTLTLNLRPASLAHLVRSAVDAARSFLEDAHQRVVFQISDEPMWVEVDPSRIQQVLINLLSNACRYSDPGKSITISVQASKTEVVFSVKDQGIGIDPALMPRIFGMFIRGDAARDRSPSGLGIGLRLVKLIVERHGGTILARSDGIGHGSEFEIRLPKIASPPHLSTASNPELSATLPRLLLVDDNRPMVEALRLLLQREGHEVRIARTGRDAIEAVAIERPDVILLDLELPDTDGIELAQAIRSNDHSSCPPIIALTGSGRPVDLEGLQQAGIRVLIQKPVRIDELRETLARISREGAGTL, encoded by the coding sequence ATGGCCCCGCCGCACAACCCCGGAGGACCCGGCAGGGAGCGCCTTGCTCCTGCCGGGTGGATGGTGAGACTCCTGGGGTGGTGTGCCCCGGTGCTGGGAGCCTCGCTCGTTCTGACTCTCGGTTCTCTTTGGATACTGACACCGACCGAGGCGTGGATCCTTTCCAGAACAGAACGGATCGTCGTCATCGGTGGCCTTATGGTCGTGGTCGTCGGGTTGATGATCTGCCTGCAGGTGCGGGTGTACCGGTCAGCTCGTCGGCTCCAGGCGACCGAGCAATCGCTCCGATTCCTTTCCGATGCCCTGCTCCAGGCCCATCGGGAGATGGAACACTATCGCGAGTCGGAGCAGGCCCTTCGAGATGCCGACCGATCCAAGGATGAATTTCTGGCAACGCTCTGCCATGAGTTGCGCAACCCGCTCGCTGCCATTGATCACGCCGGCGAATTATTGATCGATCTGGATGATGACCAGGAACAGCGTGAGTGGGCAGTCCGGATCATCCGAAATCAGACCCGACAACTTGCCCTGCTGATCGATGATTTGCTCGACCTTTCACGGATTGCCAAGGGAACTCTGACCTTAAACCTCCGTCCTGCGTCGCTCGCCCACCTCGTTCGATCGGCGGTCGATGCGGCTCGATCATTTCTGGAAGATGCCCACCAGAGGGTGGTTTTTCAGATCAGTGATGAGCCGATGTGGGTCGAAGTCGATCCGTCTCGAATTCAGCAGGTATTGATTAACTTGCTCTCGAATGCCTGCCGTTATTCCGATCCAGGAAAGTCGATCACGATTTCCGTTCAAGCCAGTAAAACTGAGGTTGTCTTCTCGGTCAAGGATCAAGGCATCGGAATCGACCCCGCGTTGATGCCCCGGATTTTCGGCATGTTCATCCGGGGAGACGCGGCCCGCGATCGCTCCCCCTCGGGGCTCGGGATCGGGCTTCGATTGGTCAAGCTCATCGTCGAGCGCCACGGGGGCACGATTCTCGCTCGGAGTGACGGAATCGGTCACGGCAGCGAATTTGAAATCCGATTGCCGAAGATTGCGTCCCCCCCTCATCTCTCGACCGCCTCGAATCCTGAGCTTTCTGCGACCTTGCCTCGGTTACTCCTCGTCGACGATAACCGGCCCATGGTCGAAGCCCTGCGTTTGCTCTTGCAACGCGAGGGTCATGAGGTTCGAATCGCTCGAACCGGCCGAGACGCGATCGAAGCGGTGGCGATCGAACGTCCGGATGTCATCCTCCTCGACCTCGAATTACCGGATACCGACGGAATTGAACTCGCTCAGGCAATTCGGTCGAACGACCACTCCAGCTGTCCCCCCATCATTGCCCTGACCGGATCAGGACGACCCGTCGATCTCGAAGGCTTGCAGCAGGCAGGAATCCGGGTTTTGATCCAGAAACCTGTGCGGATTGATGAACTCCGCGAAACGCTCGCGCGTATTTCACGCGAAGGGGCCGGAACCCTCTAG
- a CDS encoding universal stress protein yields the protein MLKSLLVGLDGSEHGDAALELGLRWAKRFNALLVGLGVIDEPGIHGAEETWLGEVYFRQINERLTEDVRREVERTLERAALRCVEADVSFKPLEDIGTPHERIVIEAQRYDLIIMGQRTHFRFGWQDAADDTLRRVLTENPRPVVAAPERLDEERKSVLIAYDGSVQAARALQAFRGTGLGEGQTIRVLTVGPDKVEAARKADRAIEYLSFHGLKATPITLASDHGPAEVILEHLGKTEADLLVMGAYGKSTLREFFLGSTTRSVLKDSKAAVFLSH from the coding sequence ATGCTTAAGAGTTTGCTGGTTGGACTGGACGGCAGCGAGCACGGTGACGCCGCGCTGGAACTCGGACTTCGATGGGCCAAGCGGTTCAATGCTTTGCTCGTGGGCCTTGGTGTGATTGATGAACCTGGGATTCACGGTGCTGAAGAAACCTGGCTGGGCGAGGTTTACTTCCGACAAATCAACGAACGACTCACCGAGGACGTTCGTCGAGAGGTCGAGCGGACCCTGGAGCGTGCCGCCTTGCGCTGTGTCGAGGCAGACGTGTCGTTCAAGCCTCTGGAAGACATCGGCACTCCCCACGAGCGCATTGTGATCGAAGCACAGCGTTATGATCTGATTATCATGGGCCAGCGGACTCACTTTCGGTTTGGCTGGCAAGACGCTGCCGACGATACCCTTCGGCGGGTGCTGACCGAGAACCCGAGGCCGGTGGTGGCCGCCCCCGAACGCCTCGACGAGGAGCGCAAGTCGGTCCTGATCGCTTACGACGGCAGTGTGCAAGCGGCACGAGCGTTGCAAGCCTTCCGGGGCACAGGACTTGGGGAAGGCCAGACGATCCGGGTCTTGACAGTCGGTCCGGACAAGGTCGAAGCCGCTCGGAAAGCGGATCGTGCCATCGAGTATCTCAGTTTCCATGGGTTGAAGGCGACACCCATCACGTTGGCGTCTGACCACGGTCCCGCCGAGGTCATTCTGGAGCATCTCGGGAAGACCGAAGCCGATCTGCTGGTGATGGGGGCTTACGGAAAGTCGACACTCCGGGAATTTTTCCTTGGTTCGACCACTCGATCTGTACTGAAAGACAGCAAGGCCGCAGTATTTCTCTCGCACTGA
- a CDS encoding PSD1 and planctomycete cytochrome C domain-containing protein: MLATGPFRTWIVTTAGVWLSAVLAVVSPQVSCAQEDRTTDWPPEALSFFEERIRPVLAEQCLSCHGARKQTSGLRLDSRSAILEGGLIEGPAVYLDDPAVSPLLDVLRHDSELKMPPDQKLADEVIGAFERWVQMGMPWPDDATIPTPEVVADASTTHWAFQARTDPAPPEVSDPSWIATPVDAFLRKRLDDEGITPSPSADRRTLLRRVTFDLIGLPPTPDEVEAFLQDPRSDDEAFADVVDRLLANPHYGERWGRHWLDVARYADTKGYVFTEERRYPYAYTYRDYVVRSFNEDKPFDRFILEQLAADQLDLPPGDPALAAMGYLTVGQRFLNNTHDMIDDRIDVISRGLMGLTVSCARCHDHKYDPIPTADYYSLYGVLNSSTEPDTLPLITELVDSKGPERDDFLRQLREREAAIETFLRSKRDEINSDFQRRSRSYLEATHVIQSTGELGSAGRRRDDNAIDREARARELPPRRLGAFLDKWTTMVEQSDPSTDPILAPWHALATLPPESFADNAAQMLESLSSNTALEVNPIIKAALVQPAPPATFAEVIERYAQAFSDRSEGETDQPGRSALDALFLPESGALAVASIDEAQRLLERDERNEQRNLERKAEELQVNHPGAPPRAMVMVDTEKPREPVIFVRGNPGNRGPEVPRQFLQLLEGDDRRPFSQGSGRLELAQKIADPSNPLTARVMVNRIWMHHFGQPIVGTPSDFGTRSDVPTHPELLDFLASQFVKRGWSIKEMHRLILNSRSYRQVSLDRPEATAIDPENRLLWRQNRKRLELEPMRDAMLAVSGRLDARFGGRPSPSPSVPDGTRRTLYSMIDRTFLDGVYRTFDFASTEVSNPNRPQTIVPQQALFLMNSPFMAKQARALADRCRDEAASDESTDRIRRMYQLLYGRLPEPSELELGERFLNNPGTMAEPLQSQWSYGFGRFDEDSQRVIQYQDLPHWTGNAWQFGAEFPHPEGGYLNLKAEGGHVGNGPDQAAIRRWTAPETGIVRIEGRLVHRNSNGDGVRGRIVSESSGLLGEWVAHDGRSRTVVPSFEVHAGEVVDFVVDCLETTNHDSFEWSPVVTLETSDGSQATWDSRSDFHGPAIAPPTPEEQYAQALLMTNEFLYID, from the coding sequence ATGCTGGCGACCGGACCATTCCGAACCTGGATCGTGACGACCGCAGGGGTCTGGCTCTCGGCCGTTCTGGCGGTCGTCTCACCCCAAGTCTCCTGTGCCCAGGAGGATCGTACCACGGATTGGCCGCCGGAAGCCCTGAGCTTCTTTGAGGAACGGATCCGTCCGGTGTTGGCCGAGCAGTGTCTGTCTTGCCACGGAGCGCGAAAACAGACATCGGGGCTCCGCCTCGATTCGCGATCGGCAATCCTTGAGGGTGGGTTGATCGAAGGGCCAGCTGTTTATCTCGACGACCCCGCGGTGAGTCCCTTACTGGACGTCCTGCGGCACGACTCCGAACTGAAGATGCCCCCCGACCAGAAACTTGCCGACGAGGTGATCGGCGCGTTTGAGCGATGGGTCCAGATGGGAATGCCCTGGCCCGACGACGCCACCATTCCCACCCCTGAAGTCGTCGCCGACGCCTCGACGACCCACTGGGCGTTTCAGGCAAGGACCGATCCTGCCCCGCCAGAGGTCTCCGACCCTTCGTGGATTGCCACACCGGTCGATGCATTTCTCCGAAAACGCCTCGATGACGAGGGGATCACTCCCTCGCCTTCGGCCGATCGGCGAACCTTGCTCCGGCGCGTCACCTTCGACCTGATCGGCCTACCTCCGACCCCCGATGAGGTCGAAGCATTTCTTCAGGACCCGAGGTCCGACGATGAAGCGTTTGCCGACGTCGTTGATCGACTGCTTGCCAATCCCCACTACGGCGAGCGGTGGGGACGACATTGGCTCGACGTCGCCCGCTACGCAGACACAAAAGGGTATGTGTTCACGGAAGAACGGCGATATCCTTATGCCTACACCTATCGCGATTACGTGGTTCGATCGTTCAACGAGGATAAGCCCTTCGATCGTTTCATCCTCGAACAACTCGCCGCCGATCAGCTCGATCTCCCTCCCGGTGATCCGGCCCTCGCCGCAATGGGATATCTCACGGTCGGTCAGCGCTTTCTGAACAATACGCACGACATGATCGATGATCGCATCGACGTCATTAGCCGGGGATTGATGGGGCTGACCGTCTCCTGCGCACGATGTCACGATCACAAGTATGATCCGATCCCTACTGCCGACTACTATTCGCTCTATGGTGTCTTGAACAGCTCGACCGAGCCCGACACCTTACCGCTCATCACGGAATTGGTCGATTCGAAGGGTCCTGAGCGAGACGATTTTCTCAGGCAACTCCGTGAGCGTGAGGCTGCGATCGAGACGTTTCTTCGTTCCAAACGGGATGAGATCAACTCGGATTTCCAACGGCGAAGCCGATCGTATTTGGAGGCGACCCATGTGATCCAGTCGACCGGTGAGCTCGGCTCGGCGGGGCGGAGACGAGACGACAATGCCATCGACCGAGAAGCCCGAGCGCGAGAACTTCCCCCTCGACGACTTGGTGCCTTTCTCGACAAGTGGACAACGATGGTAGAACAGTCCGACCCGAGCACCGACCCGATCCTCGCCCCCTGGCACGCATTGGCCACCTTGCCACCCGAATCGTTCGCAGATAACGCCGCGCAAATGCTTGAGTCATTGAGCTCAAACACAGCGCTTGAAGTTAATCCGATCATCAAGGCCGCACTCGTACAACCGGCACCACCGGCCACGTTTGCCGAGGTGATCGAGCGTTATGCCCAGGCGTTTTCTGACCGATCCGAAGGAGAGACGGATCAGCCCGGCCGATCCGCTCTTGATGCCCTGTTCCTGCCGGAGTCGGGTGCACTGGCCGTCGCCTCGATCGACGAAGCCCAGCGCCTGCTCGAACGGGATGAGCGGAATGAGCAGCGGAACCTCGAACGAAAAGCCGAGGAACTTCAGGTCAACCATCCCGGAGCCCCTCCCCGGGCCATGGTGATGGTGGACACCGAGAAACCCCGCGAGCCCGTCATTTTCGTCCGAGGGAACCCGGGAAACCGCGGCCCTGAGGTTCCCAGGCAATTCCTCCAGTTGCTCGAAGGTGACGATCGCCGGCCGTTCAGCCAGGGAAGTGGTCGTCTGGAACTGGCGCAAAAGATCGCCGATCCGAGCAACCCCCTGACGGCTCGGGTCATGGTGAACCGTATCTGGATGCACCACTTTGGCCAGCCGATCGTCGGAACTCCGAGCGATTTCGGAACTCGGAGCGACGTGCCGACGCATCCAGAATTACTCGACTTCCTGGCCTCTCAGTTTGTGAAACGCGGATGGTCGATCAAGGAGATGCACCGGTTGATTCTCAACTCTCGATCCTACCGTCAGGTAAGTCTCGATCGTCCCGAGGCCACCGCGATCGATCCTGAGAATCGCCTGCTATGGCGGCAGAATCGGAAACGGCTGGAACTGGAACCGATGCGAGACGCCATGCTCGCCGTCTCCGGGAGGCTGGATGCTCGCTTCGGTGGTCGGCCAAGCCCGTCCCCGTCCGTCCCGGACGGCACCCGGCGCACGCTCTATTCGATGATTGACCGCACCTTCCTCGATGGGGTTTATCGGACGTTCGACTTCGCCAGCACGGAGGTTTCGAACCCCAATCGGCCCCAGACGATTGTGCCGCAGCAGGCTCTGTTCCTGATGAACAGCCCGTTCATGGCCAAGCAGGCTCGGGCGCTCGCCGACCGATGCCGAGACGAGGCCGCCTCGGACGAGTCTACCGATCGCATTCGACGGATGTATCAATTGCTGTATGGGCGGCTCCCTGAACCTTCTGAACTGGAACTCGGCGAGCGATTCCTGAACAACCCAGGCACGATGGCCGAACCGCTCCAATCGCAATGGAGCTACGGTTTTGGACGCTTCGATGAGGATTCTCAGCGTGTGATTCAGTATCAGGACCTCCCTCACTGGACGGGAAACGCCTGGCAATTCGGAGCAGAGTTCCCGCATCCCGAGGGTGGCTACCTGAACCTGAAGGCCGAAGGTGGCCACGTCGGCAATGGTCCCGATCAGGCAGCCATTCGTCGCTGGACCGCACCAGAGACGGGAATCGTCCGAATCGAAGGCCGACTGGTTCATCGCAACTCCAACGGGGATGGTGTGCGGGGTCGGATTGTCTCCGAGTCGTCGGGTTTACTCGGGGAATGGGTGGCACATGACGGCCGATCCCGAACCGTTGTCCCTTCGTTCGAGGTGCACGCCGGTGAGGTTGTCGACTTCGTCGTCGATTGCCTGGAAACCACGAATCATGATTCGTTTGAATGGTCGCCCGTGGTCACGCTCGAAACCTCGGACGGATCGCAAGCCACCTGGGATTCTCGGTCGGACTTCCACGGCCCCGCCATTGCTCCTCCGACACCAGAGGAACAGTATGCCCAGGCATTGCTTATGACAAACGAGTTTTTGTACATCGATTAA
- a CDS encoding 3-keto-disaccharide hydrolase, whose translation MTKFCSTLTVLTTALILSGGTLASAGVSEDQEGFHDLFNGKDLTGWFGATDGYAVEDGILYCIQGSGGKLYTEEEYDDFVFRFEFKLTPGSNNGIGLRASTEGDPAFSAMEIQILDNTAEKYSNLAPYQYHGSIYGVVPAKRGFLRPVGEWNEQEISCIGNRIRIVLNGETIVDADIAEASKDGTLDKREHPGLKRRSGYLALLGHGDRVDFRNLKIKRVDVTNP comes from the coding sequence ATGACCAAATTTTGCTCAACCCTGACTGTCCTGACCACAGCGCTGATCCTCAGTGGCGGAACTCTTGCTTCCGCAGGTGTTTCCGAGGATCAAGAAGGATTTCACGATCTTTTTAATGGAAAAGACCTGACCGGTTGGTTTGGTGCAACCGACGGTTATGCGGTTGAGGACGGTATCCTGTACTGCATTCAGGGAAGCGGCGGAAAGCTCTACACCGAAGAGGAATACGACGATTTTGTGTTCCGATTTGAATTCAAATTGACTCCCGGCTCGAACAATGGCATCGGCTTGCGGGCATCGACGGAAGGCGATCCGGCCTTCTCCGCGATGGAAATTCAAATCCTTGACAATACGGCTGAGAAATATTCCAATCTCGCCCCATACCAGTATCATGGATCAATCTATGGTGTCGTTCCGGCCAAGCGAGGATTTCTCCGCCCGGTCGGCGAATGGAACGAGCAGGAAATTTCCTGTATCGGCAATCGGATTCGTATTGTGCTGAACGGAGAGACCATTGTTGACGCTGATATTGCGGAAGCTTCGAAGGATGGAACGCTTGATAAGCGAGAGCATCCGGGGTTGAAGCGTCGATCAGGTTATCTCGCATTGCTCGGTCATGGTGACCGAGTCGATTTTCGAAATCTCAAAATTAAGCGGGTTGATGTCACAAACCCCTGA
- a CDS encoding protoglobin domain-containing protein — MGDTDRILARYREVKRYLDWDERHDYERLVGLFPVITPHFPGLIEDFYEEIQRHPGASAVITGGEEQVSRLKATLHQWLIGLFQTPPDEDYAQRCWRIGRRHAEIGLDPLYVIAAMARLRSAMCRVLRSSWTGEFEQLAESLRSLYRRLDLDLALIQDAYQAESEDRLQRAERMATLGQVAGGLAHELRNPLNVVKTSVYYLKNARSASAEKVAEHLQRIGRGVDRADAVITALSSFARLPTPEARPTPLLEMVRDSLETNPPDPAIEVQLEIEPSLTVAVDPAQLQIVLGNLLRNANEAMDQAGTLTVRARTLENGRIELDVEDTGIGMAPELRDRVTEPLFSTKARGLGLGLAISREILTKNGGTLRISSEPGVGSIFTLVLNPSSETGDRDR, encoded by the coding sequence ATGGGAGACACGGATCGGATCCTTGCTCGGTACCGCGAAGTGAAGCGGTATCTTGATTGGGACGAGCGACACGATTACGAACGGCTGGTCGGACTCTTCCCGGTCATTACTCCGCATTTCCCCGGGTTGATAGAGGATTTCTACGAAGAAATTCAGCGCCATCCTGGTGCCTCTGCGGTCATCACAGGGGGAGAGGAACAGGTTTCTCGATTGAAGGCCACGCTCCATCAGTGGCTGATCGGTTTGTTCCAAACCCCTCCCGATGAGGATTATGCTCAGCGGTGCTGGCGGATCGGTCGTCGGCATGCCGAGATCGGGTTGGACCCGCTTTATGTCATTGCCGCCATGGCCCGGCTGCGCTCAGCCATGTGTCGGGTCTTGCGATCGTCCTGGACCGGAGAGTTCGAGCAACTGGCCGAATCGCTTCGATCCCTCTATCGACGCCTCGACCTCGACCTCGCCTTGATTCAGGATGCCTACCAGGCCGAGAGTGAAGATCGGCTTCAGCGGGCCGAACGCATGGCCACTCTTGGTCAGGTTGCCGGTGGCCTGGCGCACGAGTTGCGCAACCCGTTGAACGTGGTCAAGACGTCGGTCTACTACCTCAAGAATGCTCGATCGGCCTCGGCCGAAAAGGTCGCCGAGCATCTGCAACGGATTGGCCGGGGTGTTGATCGTGCCGATGCGGTCATCACCGCTCTCTCAAGCTTTGCCCGGCTTCCAACTCCAGAGGCTCGGCCCACCCCTTTGCTTGAGATGGTCCGTGACTCTCTGGAGACCAATCCGCCGGATCCCGCGATCGAGGTTCAGCTTGAGATTGAGCCTTCGCTGACGGTCGCGGTCGATCCAGCACAATTGCAAATCGTCCTCGGCAATTTGCTACGCAACGCGAACGAGGCGATGGATCAAGCGGGGACGCTAACCGTCCGAGCCCGGACCCTGGAGAACGGCCGGATCGAACTCGATGTCGAGGACACCGGAATCGGCATGGCTCCGGAACTGCGCGATCGGGTCACGGAGCCGCTCTTTTCCACGAAGGCCCGAGGGCTCGGGCTGGGCCTGGCCATCTCTCGGGAAATCCTCACCAAGAACGGTGGCACCCTTCGAATCAGTAGCGAACCAGGGGTTGGGAGCATCTTTACCCTGGTGCTTAACCCGTCTTCGGAGACCGGAGATCGAGATCGATGA
- a CDS encoding DUF1501 domain-containing protein: MPHDRPNLANLPVTRRELLCRSGMGFGALALGSLMTDSGVFTRPASADDSVRSSLAPKSPPMAPRAKRVIHLFMNGGPSQVDTFDPKPMLSRYAGKELPTENLRTERRTGAALGSPFKFKKHGESGIEVSELFSNVAECIDDICVIRSMQADVPNHEPSLMLMNCGDARLPRPSVGSWVLYGLGTENQNLPGFVVLCPGGYPIAESSNWKSAFLPGIYQGTHIDSNHTSLDKLIEYIKNDRLATPAQRAQLDLLSKLNQQHLERRQRDSELEARIQSFELAFRMQSEAADAFDVSQEPEHVRQRYGEGVHGRQLLIARRLLERGVRYLQVYHGNGQPWDNHDDIEQGHRRLAGQCDRPIAALLKDLKERGMLDETLVIWGGEFGRTPTVELPTPGANAGKMNGRDHNHYGFTMWLAGGGVKGGYVHGATDEFGFKAVENPVHIHDLHATMLALLGFDHEQFTYRYAGRDFRLTDVHGRIVHDIIA, from the coding sequence ATGCCGCACGATCGACCGAACCTGGCGAACCTTCCTGTGACTCGTCGTGAACTTCTCTGCCGGTCCGGCATGGGGTTCGGAGCGTTGGCCCTTGGCAGCCTGATGACCGACTCGGGAGTGTTTACACGCCCGGCAAGTGCCGATGACTCCGTTCGATCATCGCTTGCGCCGAAGTCTCCGCCGATGGCTCCTCGCGCCAAACGAGTGATTCATCTGTTCATGAATGGTGGTCCTTCTCAGGTTGATACGTTTGACCCCAAGCCGATGCTCTCCCGATATGCCGGGAAAGAACTGCCGACCGAAAATCTTCGAACCGAGCGCCGAACCGGAGCAGCTCTTGGATCGCCGTTCAAGTTCAAGAAACATGGCGAGAGCGGGATCGAGGTGAGCGAGCTGTTCTCGAATGTCGCCGAGTGTATCGATGATATTTGTGTCATTCGATCGATGCAGGCGGACGTGCCGAATCATGAGCCATCCTTGATGCTCATGAATTGCGGAGACGCGCGCTTGCCGCGTCCGAGCGTCGGTTCCTGGGTACTCTACGGTCTGGGGACCGAGAATCAAAATTTGCCCGGTTTTGTGGTCCTTTGTCCGGGTGGGTATCCGATTGCCGAGTCCTCGAACTGGAAATCGGCGTTTCTGCCCGGAATTTATCAAGGAACGCATATTGATTCGAATCACACGAGTCTCGATAAACTGATCGAATATATCAAGAATGATCGGCTCGCGACTCCTGCGCAGCGGGCTCAACTTGACCTGCTGTCAAAGCTGAATCAGCAGCATCTCGAACGCCGACAGCGTGACTCCGAGCTGGAGGCTCGCATCCAGTCGTTCGAGCTGGCTTTCCGGATGCAATCGGAGGCAGCCGATGCGTTTGATGTCTCGCAAGAGCCGGAGCATGTCCGACAGCGTTATGGTGAAGGGGTTCACGGCAGACAGTTGCTCATCGCGCGGCGGTTGCTTGAGCGAGGGGTTCGTTATCTGCAGGTGTACCACGGCAACGGACAGCCCTGGGACAATCACGACGACATCGAGCAAGGCCACCGCCGTCTCGCTGGTCAGTGCGACCGGCCCATCGCCGCCTTGCTCAAAGACCTCAAGGAACGGGGGATGCTTGACGAAACCCTGGTGATCTGGGGAGGAGAGTTTGGCCGGACCCCAACCGTCGAGTTGCCCACCCCCGGAGCCAACGCCGGCAAGATGAATGGCCGCGACCACAATCACTATGGGTTCACCATGTGGCTGGCCGGTGGCGGGGTCAAGGGGGGGTACGTTCACGGCGCGACCGATGAGTTCGGGTTCAAGGCGGTTGAAAATCCCGTTCATATTCATGACCTTCATGCGACAATGCTCGCGTTGCTCGGCTTCGACCACGAACAGTTCACTTACCGTTACGCCGGTCGAGACTTCCGCCTGACCGATGTTCATGGTCGGATCGTGCACGACATCATCGCCTGA
- a CDS encoding response regulator, with protein sequence MNDPAPAILLVDDDIDACRNVSDILKDLGYQVDIAHEGQSALELASRRPYDVAVLDFKMPGMDGVTLYRHLRARHPGVVALLLTAYASEDTATAARSAGTWKVLRKPVDIPALLGLIDEAVGQPLVLVVDDDLDLCENLWDLLRSRDIRVCTAHDSAQAVERLREARYQAVLIDMKLPGSDGCSVFRTVRTVDPRARTVLITGFRPETEPLIEVALAEGADAVCYKPFDSPALIDLLERLVGPTPSQSR encoded by the coding sequence ATGAACGATCCGGCACCTGCCATTTTGCTTGTTGACGACGATATTGACGCATGCCGCAATGTCTCGGACATCTTGAAGGATCTGGGCTATCAGGTCGACATCGCTCACGAAGGCCAGTCTGCCCTCGAATTGGCGAGCCGGCGACCCTACGACGTCGCCGTTCTCGACTTCAAGATGCCGGGCATGGACGGCGTGACCCTCTATCGCCATCTGCGGGCCCGGCACCCCGGCGTCGTTGCTTTGCTGCTTACCGCCTATGCCAGCGAAGACACGGCAACGGCGGCCCGGTCGGCCGGGACGTGGAAAGTCCTGCGCAAGCCGGTTGATATTCCGGCCCTGCTTGGCTTGATCGACGAGGCGGTCGGCCAACCCCTTGTGCTGGTCGTTGACGACGACCTCGACCTTTGTGAAAACCTCTGGGACCTCCTCCGATCACGCGACATTCGCGTCTGCACCGCTCACGATTCGGCTCAGGCTGTCGAGCGACTCCGAGAGGCCCGATACCAGGCCGTGCTGATCGACATGAAATTGCCCGGTTCCGACGGTTGCTCGGTCTTCCGAACCGTTCGAACAGTCGATCCTCGCGCCCGAACGGTGTTGATTACCGGCTTTCGCCCCGAAACCGAGCCCTTGATCGAGGTCGCTCTGGCCGAGGGGGCTGACGCGGTCTGTTACAAGCCGTTCGACTCCCCTGCCCTGATTGACTTGCTCGAACGCCTGGTTGGACCGACTCCCTCTCAATCAAGGTGA